In Procambarus clarkii isolate CNS0578487 chromosome 17, FALCON_Pclarkii_2.0, whole genome shotgun sequence, the sequence CAGTGGCATGAAGAACAGTGTTGACCAGTGACATGAAGAACAGTGTTGGCCAGTGGCATGAAGAACAGTGTTGACCAGTGGCATGAAGAACAGTGTTGGCCAGTGGCATGAAGAACAGTGTTGGCCAGTGGCATGAAGAACAGTGTTAATTAGTAGCGTGAAGAACATTAACGAGTGGAAGGAATAAAACGAATACACTCAGTAGTCGGGCAAGATAAGTGTGGAGTACAGGGAGAAGGCGCTCTACCCCGAGGCGCCGAAGAGAGCGCTCTACGCCGAGGCGCCGAAGAGAGCGCTCTACGCCGAGGCGTCGAAGAGAGCGCTCTACCCCGAGGAGCCGAAGAGAGCGCTCTACGCCGAGGCGCCGAAGAGAGCGCTCTACGCCGAGGCGCCGAAGAGAGCGCTCTACGCCGAGGCGCCGAAGAGAGCGCTCTACGCCGAGGCGCGGAAGAGAGCGCTCTACCCCGAGGCGCCGAAGAGAGCGCTCTACCCCGAGGCGCCGAAGAGAGCGCTCTACCCCGAGGCGCCGAAGAGAGCGCTCTACCCCGAGGCGCCGAAGAGAGCGCTCTACCCCGAGGCGCCGAAGAGAGCGCTCTACGCCGAGGCGCCGAAGAGAGCGCTCTACGCCGAGGCGCCGAAGAGAGCGCTCTACCCCGAGGCGCCGAAGAGAGCGCTCTACCCCGAGGCGCCGAAGAGAGCGCTCTACCCCGAGGCGCCGAAGAGAGCGCTCTTCCCCAAGGCGCCGAAGAGAGCTCTTGAGCGGCAGCAGTCACAGGGGCTCAGATGGGGCCCCGTGACTCCTGGAATCGGATAAAAGACAATCTCTAAAAGCTACTGACCCGGTAAAACGAGTAACTGATCCGTAAaaggtgacggttgtgtgtgtcaTCGTCGCTAATGGTAGGCGATAAACCTTGCGTCGAGGCCGGCTAGCCCTCCGTCACGGGCGGTGCTTGGGGCGGTCGTAACCCTGAGGGCGGGAGTTAGCAGGGCCGCTGACGAAGTGCGAATGGCCTTGTTATGGTGGCGCAGACGAGGTGTGAGGATCACACACACTTATCATAACCGGTTGGTTTTCTCCCCATTTTTctgtgtgtgcattcacctatGTGTGCCCTCGAGGTCCAGCTTCAGCGCCGGGCTTGGCCTTCATGTCTTCAGTTGTTTGCTTTTTAAATTGTGGATTGAGTTTGCTTTTGTTGATTAATTTTGTATTTCTTTTTAATTTCCCAACTACTCGTATATTTTTTCTcacatctctatggctcatctatGGTTCAACTTTTACTCATATTGTTTTGTTCAGTATgtattcattgtgaacattttctttatatacaacatTATTTAAGTTAGCACTTTATGTATCCATGTCATGTCCCCACTCTCTAGTCTTTTCTGGTGTCTGCAGGTATACTCAGACATACTCCGCTGCTCCCAGGACTACTTTcatctgcctctcaagtttgcgtAGAGGTCTTGTATGCATataactgtatcaaaagctttttggTAGTCTAGAAAGATGCAATCTACCCTTAGTTCTCTCTCTTATCTTATTGCGTCATTTTGCTCTAGAATTccagttggtgtttgtttacaaattTTCTTCTGTTcagagcaggcgatgagtcacaataacgtggctgaagtatgttgaccagaccacacactagaaattgaagggacgacgacgtttcggcttgagaatggtccaggacggaccgaaacgtcgtcgtcccttcaatttctagtgtgtggtctggtcaacatacttctgtTCAGAGGTTCTCGTGGTCCTgctatttattattttttcaggCACTCTGTAAGGGATACTATTCTGTGGCACTTGTTTGTAATACAGTATTTAAATTCCTGTCTCTTTTCTTATATATTTACTCCACTTCTTCTGGATTAGTGTTCCCTTTATAATGATTCAGAGAATAGCACTGATTGA encodes:
- the LOC138365690 gene encoding uncharacterized protein, which encodes MFNSGMNIDQYQEKALYPEAPKRALYAEAPKRALYAEASKRALYPEEPKRALYAEAPKRALYAEAPKRALYAEAPKRALYAEARKRALYPEAPKRALYPEAPKRALYPEAPKRALYPEAPKRALYPEAPKRALYAEAPKRALYAEAPKRALYPEAPKRALYPEAPKRALYPEAPKRALFPKAPKRALERQQSQGLRWGPVTPGIG